The proteins below come from a single Drosophila busckii strain San Diego stock center, stock number 13000-0081.31 chromosome X, ASM1175060v1, whole genome shotgun sequence genomic window:
- the LOC108606661 gene encoding vanin-like protein 2, translating to MWLQLLLGLTLFVAISKQLSLPTDPTYHAGVVEFTVQKGTAKQRTEETTNLFLSIIRGADVADLDMLVFPEVVLNSPETATFVPDPAQNVTPCFMTDYDVFLVELSCAARSRGIYLVVNMQEKELCGKGYGADTWAPCPNDGVRIFNTNVVFDRTGKVISRYRKSHLWRREYKTRAVLKQADISTFTTDFGVTFGHFICFDMMFYEPAMRLVLEKNITDIIYPTYWFSELPFLTAIQLQEGWAYANDVNLLAADGSWPETKTTGSGIYAGRLGRLNASIYEQPTRQLLKAHVPKRIHGQPAVELPTIVLPRFQPLLTTQRITQVDTYRDFNLDIFATILLPLNFLNVSQRVCHNAFCCEFELQRRFIDNSNVYAAYRYRLGAYFGNETTVLRVDRTEQAVCALFACRDAELISCGSIFPAGVAVANTHYFEQAHVSGDFPAAARRLIMPSTLNGVFMPLPVAQYEWLESPAAKLLQRTRVNLTLTAPQNDLLTFGIWANYFTQLQSTHGLNHMQAVNANSNADNNSSNLPALNLFLLSTLFVLLGVFNKLTL from the exons ATGTGGCTACAGTTGCTTTTGGGCTTAACGCTTTTTGTTGCAATAAGCAAGCAG ctttctTTGCCAACAGATCCCACCTATCATGCAGGCGTAGTCGAGTTTACTGTGCAAAAGGGCACCGCCAAACAACGCACGGAAGAGACTACAAATCTTTTCTTGAGCATAATAAGGGGCGCAGATGTGGCCGATTTGGATATGTTGGTGTTCCCAGAAGTTGTGCTAAATAGTCCAGAGACAGCAACCTTTGTGCCAGATCCAGCACAAAATGTGACACCCTGCTTTATGACAGACTATGATGTATTTCTAGTGGAACTAAGCTGTGCAGCAAGATCGCGTGGCATCTACTTGGTCGTAAACATGCAAGAGAAGGAGCTTTGTGGCAAGGGCTATGGAGCGGATACGTGGGCACCGTGTCCCAACGATGGCGTGCGTATATTCAATACAAATGTTGTGTTCGATCGCACAGGCAAAGTTATATCCAGATACCGTAAATCACATTTATGGCGTAGAGAGTATAAAACTCGTGCAGTGCTAAAGCAAGCTGATATATCGACATTTACCACTGACTTTGGTGTGACATTTGGACACTTTATATGCTTTGATATGATGTTCTATGAGCCTGCAATGCGCCTGGTGTTGGAGAAGAATATTACCGATATTATATATCCAACATATTGGTTCTCAGAGCTGCCGTTCCTTACCGCCATACAGCTGCAGGAAGGCTGGGCTTATGCCAATGATGtcaatttgctggcagccGACGGCAGCTGGCCGGAGACGAAAACCACCGGATCCGGCATTTATGCAGGACGCCTGGGACGTTTGAATGCATCTATCTATGAGCAGCCAACGCGGCAATTGCTGAAAGCGCATGTGCCCAAGCGTATCCATGGCCAGCCTGCCGTAGAGTTGCCAACTATTGTGCTGCCGCGCTTTCAGCCGCTGCTGACAACGCAACGCATTACTCAAGTCGACACGTACAGAGATTTTAATTTGGATATATTTGCTACGATATTATTGCCTCTTAACTTTCTCAATGTTAGTCAACGCGTTTGTCATAACGCATTTTGTTGTGAGTTTGAGCTGCAGCGACGCTTTATTGACAACTCAAATGTTTATGCTGCCTATCGTTATCGATTGGGCGCGTATTTTGGAAATGAAACCACTGTGCTGCGTGTCGATCGCACGGAGCAAGCGGTGTGTGCTTTGTTTGCCTGCCGCGATGCTGAGCTCATCAGTTGTGGCAGCATCTTTCCCGCTGGTGTGGCAGTTGCAAATACCCACTATTTCGAGCAGGCGCATGTGAGTGGCGATTTTCCTGCTGCAGCGCGTCGCCTAATCATGCCCAGCACACTGAATGGCGTCTTTATGCCGCTGCCTGTGGCACAATACGAGTGGCTAGAGTCGCCAGCAGCCAAATTATTGCAACGCACACGCGtcaatttaactttaacaGCACCGCAAAACGATTTGCTCACCTTTGGCATTTGGGCCAACTATTTTACGCAACTGCAGAGCACACATGGTCTAAATCATATGCAAGCTGTTAACGCTAATAGCAACGCTGATAATAACTCGTCTAACTTGCCTgctcttaatttatttttgctttctactttgtttgttttgcttggtGTTTTTAACAAGCTAACTTTATAA
- the LOC108606663 gene encoding uncharacterized protein LOC108606663: MSENKQPLDLSLTAHGQKQAAKQTMDETIDGAGAAAACQQYYDRLGAKPKRRTFPLTTTGEKPNFSFYRSAKAQHRPLNHWPNNWTSSWQNRRSLPTIVESEADMTENLLKDCAAYFENLKLSEQQQQTKLDAKPLRTRDENMPAAYEKKARLRPKEKTD, encoded by the exons ATGAGCGAGAATAAGCAGCCACTGGATTTGAGCCTAAC TGCACATGGCCAGAAGCaggcagccaagcaaacaatgGATGAGACCATCgatggtgctggtgctgctgctgcctgtcaGCAATATTATGATCGACTGGGTGCCAAGCCAAAGCGTCGCACTTTTCCACTAACAACAACTGGAGAGAAACCCAATTTCAGTTTCTATCGCTCTGCCAAAGCGCAGCACCGGCCGCTGAACCACTGGCCAAACAATTGGACAAGTAGCTGGCAGAACCGCAGAAGCTTGCCAACTATTGTTGAGAGCGAGGCTGATATGACGGAGAATTTGCTCAAAGACTGTGCCGCCTACTTTGAGAACTTGAAGctcagcgagcagcagcagcagaccaaGTTGGATGCCAAGCCGCTGCGCACCAGAGATGAGAACATGCCAGCTGCATATGAGAAGAAAGCCAGACTG CGTCCGAAGGAAAAAACCGATTAA
- the LOC108605613 gene encoding vanin-like protein 3, translating to MERMWKFLMGLLLLCSLVLVKGQITKSYYTAGVVEFRPTVQGGSSSEMLQQNLDAYLQLIEQANGEADILVFPEGTLNNPLQLTRVPQLTHNDSICSEAIAQQHRVEPFMQKLACAALRARSYLVINVQEREDCDIKTQRDCPSRGYLLFNTNVVFDRSGAIVSRYRKWNLYLAPEMNRTESADYGAFKTDLGIVFGHFICFDMLFYTPATELIERFEIRNIIATNMFNSELPFLTASQLQQGWAWGSEVNLLAAGASLPARGISGSGIYAGKRGAIVRHMVGNATVGERRLLLARVPIYPNIISGDVSFDVARPGPAQQMLPLLQQQAANFRSQPLQLQNSSLQQIKLCEQQLCCYFNVSLQLPPAQQLKQLPYQYRAALFAGNRSYEQDQRSSLRLCAIVACLNDEPASCGKLHAADLANAPRLQFNALNVSGEFIPYRRRLLMPSTLSYSLYALQPSEMSWQQHFELFKPTRIDMQLLQPHSQLLTFGIYGNYFDEHYKGKAAGRTALSGWLLSCALLSPLLLLMLIGKCN from the exons ATGGAGCGCATGTGGAAATTTCTtatggggctgctgctgctgtgcagctTGGTGCTGGTTAAAGGTCAAATTACCAAGTCTTACTATACCGCTGGCGTTGTGGAGTTTCGACCCACTGTGCAGGGCGGCAGTTCGTCCGAGATGTTGCAACAGAACTTGGACGCATATTTACAGCTCATAGAGCAGGCGAATGGCGAGGCGGATATATTGGTATTCCCCGAGGGAACGCTCAACAATCCGCTGCAATTGACGCGCGTGCCGCAGCTCACGCATAATGACAGCATCTGCTCCGAGGCCATAGCGCAGCAGCATAGAGTGGAGCCTTTTATGCAGAAATTAGCTTGCGCTGCTTTACGTGCCCGCAGCTATTTGGTTATCAATGTGCAGGAACGTGAGGATTGCGATATTAAGACGCAGCGAGATTGTCCCAGCCGCGGTTATCTGCTCTTCAATACAAATGTTGTCTTCGATCGCAGTGGGGCGATTGTCTCGCGTTATCGCAAGTGGAACTTGTATTTGGCGCCGGAAATGAATCGCACCGAGAGCGCCGACTATGGCGCCTTCAAAACAGATTTGGGCATTGTCTTTGGCCACTTCATTTGCTTTGACATGTTGTTCTATACGCCGGCAACGGAGCTCATCGAACGCTTCGAGATTCGCAATATAATTGCCACAAATATGTTCAACTCGGAGTTGCCTTTCCTAACGG ccaGTCAACTGCAGCAGGGCTGGGCTTGGGGCAGTGAAGTCAATCTGCTAGCAGCGGGAGCAAGTTTGCCAGCGCGTGGCATAAGCGGCAGTGGCATCTACGCAGGCAAACGCGGCGCCATAGTGCGTCATATGGTGGGCAACGCGACAGTTGGCGAGCGacgactgctgctggcacGCGTGCCCATTTATCCAAATATAATCAGCGGCGATGTGAGCTTCGATGTGGCACGTCCAGGGCCGGCGCAAcaaatgctgccgctgctgcaacagcaggcGGCAAACTTTCGCAGCCAGccgctgcaattgcaaaacagTTCGTTGCAGCAAATCAAACTCtgcgagcagcagctctgcTGTTACTTCAATGTGAGTctgcagctgccgccggcGCAGCAATTAAAGCAGTTGCCATATCAGTATAGAGCGGCGCTCTTTGCAGGCAATCGCAGCTACGAGCAGGATCAGCGCAGCTCGCTGCGTCTTTGCGCCATCGTTGCCTGTCTCAATGATGAGCCCGCaagctgtggcaagttgcatgcCGCCGACTTGGCGAATGCTCCACGCTTGCAATTCAATGCGCTTAATGTTAGCGGCGAATTCATTCCCTATCGCCGTCGTCTGCTCATGCCCAGCACACTCAGCTATTCGCTCTATGCGCTGCAGCCCAGCGAAATGTCCTGGCAGCAGCACTTCGAGCTGTTCAAGCCAACGCGCATCgacatgcagctgctgcagccacaCTCTCAACTATTGACCTTTGGCATCTACGGCAACTATTTCGACGAGCATTACAAGGGTAAAGCTGCTGGCCGCACCGCGCTCAGCGGTTGGTTGTTAAGCTGCGCGCTTttgtcgccgctgctgctgctgatgctgattgGCAAGTGCAATTAG
- the LOC108605914 gene encoding vanin-like protein 2 yields the protein MYRLLLKSVKLQLLCIGLLAQLTQQAEQNFYTAGVVEFRQAEGNELLVWQENLAGYLEIIHSTNASATDIIIFPEATLNTIETASFVPAPEQQITPCLDDAQSLVYAEFLVKLSCAARETRKYIVINLSEQQLCSDTPEDTRPCASTGYNIFNTNVVFDRQGAVISRYRKVHLYGEMRNSTFKPETVAFDTDFNVTFGHFICFDIMFEQPTLQLLQQGVKDFVYPSMWFSQLPLLTSVQAQLSWAYANDVNLLAAGASMPKWGSTGTGIFHGRQGTIVSKMVTDAGERRIYVAQVPKYGPDNASQPPVDELELLPRDSASGLLLIKRDELENYKSVRLEQLLPPSSGVSSGLLQHQLCHGFICCNFKLHWRRRQAADETNFSYRLGAFDGWREEQHIDDANYVRNCAIFACTGTSIEQCGLMPDLEQQQAAFSFDNLTIEANYVKSSALLLMPNTLLADLYPLEPADFDWSLRELNNSHAIAARLTLTSPAPHNLLTFAIYGNYFDDVCTYHPNGTTEQNLQCGFKPLDDGATQLQALGVALSLLLALSLTLFN from the exons ATGTATCGCTTGCTGCTAAAGTCagttaagctgcaattgctaTGCATCGGACTGTTGGCGCAGCTAACGCAGCAg GCGGAGCAAAATTTCTACACAGCAGGTGTTGTGGAATTTCGCCAGGCCGAGGGCAATGAGCTGCTTGTGTGGCAGGAGAATTTAGCGGGTTATTTGGAAATAATACACTCGACAAATGCCAGCGCAACAGATATCATAATATTTCCCGAAGCCACACTCAATACCATTGAGACGGCAAGTTTTGTGCCTGCGCCGGAGCAACAGATTACGCCCTGTCTAGACGATGCACAGAGTTTGGTTTACGCAGAGTTTCTGGTGAAATTGTCGTGTGCAGCGCGTGAGACGCGCAAATATATTGTCATCAATCTGAGTGAGCAACAGCTGTGCTCGGATACGCCCGAGGATACGCGTCCATGTGCGTCAACGGGCTACAATATATTCAATACCAATGTGGTGTTCGATCGCCAAGGAGCTGTCATCTCACGCTATCGCAAAGTTCATCTCTATGGCGAAATGAGGAATTCAACATTTAAGCCCGAAACAGTTGCTTTCGACACGGACTTCAATGTGACCTTTGGGCACTTCATATGCTTTGACATTATGTTTGAGCAGccaacgctgcagctgctgcagcaaggaGTGAAGGACTTTGTTTATCCCAGCATGTGGTTCTCACAGCTGCCATTGCTGACAT CTGTGCAGGCGCAACTGTCTTGGGCCTACGCCAATGATGTCAACTTGCTGGCAGCGGGTGCCAGCATGCCCAAGTGGGGcagcactggcactggcataTTCCATGGACGACAGGGCACAATTGTAAGCAAAATGGTTACAGATGCGGGCGAGCGACGCATCTATGTAGCTCAAGTGCCCAAGTATGGCCCAGACAACGCGTCTCAGCCGCCAGTTgatgagctggagctgctgcctaGAGATTCGGCAAGCGGCTTGCTCTTGATCAAACGCGATGAGCTGGAGAATTACAAAAGCGTGCgcttggagcagctgctgccgccgtccAGTGGCGTCAGCTCTGGTCTATTGCAACATCAGCTCTGCCATGGCTTTATCtgttgcaactttaaattgcattggcGCCGTCGCCAAGCAGCTGATGAGACTAACTTTAGTTATCGCCTGGGCGCCTTTGATGGCTGGCGTGAGGAGCAGCACATCGATGATGCCAATTATGTGCGCAATTGCGCGATATTTGCCTGCACTGGAACGAGCATTGAGCAGTGTGGCTTGATGCCCgatttggagcagcagcaggctgcGTTTAGCTTTGACAATCTCACCATTGAGGCCAACTATGTCAAGTCgagtgcgctgctgcttatgcCCAATACGCTGCTAGCTGATTTATATCCACTGGAGCCAGCTGACTTCGATTGGTCGCTACGCGAACTGAACAATAG TCATGCCATTGCCGCACGCTTGACGCTCACATCGCCTGCTCCACACAATTTACTCACATTTGCCATATATGGCAATTATTTTGATGATGTCTGCACTTATCATCCGAATGGCACGACAGAGCAGAATCTTCAGTGCGGCTTCAAGCCATTGGACGATGGCGCCACTCAGCTGCAAGCTCTGGGTGTTGCATTGagtttgctgctggcgctgtcgCTAACTctattcaattga